The Onthophagus taurus isolate NC chromosome 2, IU_Otau_3.0, whole genome shotgun sequence genome includes a window with the following:
- the LOC139432738 gene encoding uncharacterized protein, with translation MRFTDENLRELKVLFSESIGDLVENETFMCKVISVVKEHFVAEIESLKQQNEDLQRENQLLNKKIDGLEQYSRRNNIRIFGLDEEKEENVEQKVLATLKDNMGISVLAEQIDRCHRVGARKKNGKHPRPVIMKFLSYKTKEEILKNRNKLKAAKTLKIGIQEDLTASNYKLFKEACKKFGNRQCWTRDGRIFARNNDTKLIIRDISDLDVEKNNKVSLIDASFSLSQ, from the coding sequence atgcgtTTCACGGATGAAAATTTACGAGAGCTTAAGGTTTTATTTAGCGAATCAATTGGTGACTTAGTAGAAAACGAGACTTTTATGTGCAAAGTTATAAGCGTTGTGAAGGAACATTTTGTGGCGGAAATTGAGTCACTCAAACAACAAAACGAGGACTTACAAAGGGAGAACCAgttattgaacaaaaaaatagatGGTCTCGAGCAATACTCGCGCCGTAACAATATTCGAATATTTGGACTTGACGAGGAAAAGGAGGAAAATGTTGAACAAAAAGTTCTAGCGACCTTAAAAGATAATATGGGGATTTCGGTTCTTGCGGAGCAGATTGATCGCTGTCATCGCGTCGGAGCTCGGAAGAAGAATGGTAAACATCCTCGTCCTGTCATAATGAAGTTCCTAAGTTATAAAACTAAAgaagaaattcttaaaaatcgCAATAAGTTGAAAGCGgcgaaaacgttaaaaataggAATTCAAGAGGACCTTACAGCtagtaattataaattatttaaggaAGCTTGTAAAAAATTCGGAAATAGGCAATGTTGGACGAGGGATGGAAGAATATTCGCTAGGAATAATGATACAAAACTTATAATTAGGGACATCAGCGATCTAGATGTAGAGAAGAATAACAAGGTTTCTTTAATTGATGCTTCTTTTTCTCTATCGCAATAA